Proteins encoded by one window of Deltaproteobacteria bacterium GWA2_45_12:
- a CDS encoding 5'/3'-nucleotidase SurE → MLILVSNDDGVGSPGILALASTLSKIPKAKVVIVAPDREQSATSHALTLQRPLRIHKVRENCYSVDGTPTDAVMLAVNSILKKKPDIVVSGINNGANLGEDVHYSGTVAAAMEGAIMGIPAVAVSLVARSDFYFKTAQFYARKIVQGVLKYGIPAGTALNVNVPNLPLKQIKGVAFTRQGRHSYGGVIFKKSDPRGQPYYWIGGESNPLEETLGTDCRAYLDKKVSVTPIKVDLTEYNLLEKMHQWKF, encoded by the coding sequence ATGCTCATTTTAGTTTCCAATGATGACGGTGTTGGGTCTCCGGGCATTTTAGCTTTGGCCTCAACCCTTTCAAAGATCCCCAAAGCCAAAGTAGTCATCGTTGCCCCCGACCGCGAGCAAAGCGCCACCTCCCATGCCCTGACGCTTCAGCGGCCCTTGCGCATTCACAAGGTGCGGGAGAATTGCTATTCGGTGGATGGCACTCCCACCGATGCGGTGATGTTGGCCGTTAATTCCATTCTGAAAAAGAAACCCGATATTGTTGTTTCTGGCATTAACAATGGCGCCAATTTGGGAGAGGATGTTCATTATTCAGGGACTGTGGCGGCTGCGATGGAAGGGGCCATCATGGGCATTCCTGCTGTGGCTGTTTCGCTTGTGGCCAGAAGCGATTTTTATTTTAAGACGGCCCAATTTTACGCACGCAAAATAGTACAGGGTGTTCTTAAATATGGAATACCTGCCGGCACAGCCCTTAATGTCAATGTTCCCAATCTTCCCTTAAAACAGATAAAGGGAGTGGCTTTTACACGGCAGGGAAGACATAGCTATGGGGGGGTTATTTTTAAAAAATCCGATCCTCGTGGCCAACCTTATTACTGGATTGGTGGCGAATCAAATCCTTTAGAAGAAACACTGGGTACCGATTGCAGAGCTTATCTGGATAAAAAAGTTTCTGTCACTCCCATCAAGGTCGATTTAACCGAATACAATCTTTTAGAAAAAATGCACCAATGGAAGTTTTAG
- a CDS encoding protein-L-isoaspartate O-methyltransferase: MEVLVDKKKECGRFAVAMRRMIAEQLQGRDITDRATLQAVAAVPRHLFVEEALADQAYKDYPIGIGEGQTISQPYMVAFMTQALKLKGGEKVLEIGTGCGYQTAVLAEICGHVYTIERIKTLALKARRVLKALGYKRITMRVGDGTQGWPEAKPFDCILTAAGSPEVPAPLVAQLKEGGRLVVPVGNEESQILVRVTIVHGEPQVENLGPCRFVKLVGRYGWKQQRQAGDRFTKRSLL, translated from the coding sequence ATGGAAGTTTTAGTGGATAAAAAAAAGGAATGCGGACGTTTTGCCGTGGCCATGCGTCGCATGATTGCCGAGCAATTGCAGGGGCGTGATATTACCGATCGGGCTACCTTGCAAGCCGTAGCCGCAGTTCCCCGCCATCTCTTTGTTGAAGAAGCCCTGGCAGATCAGGCTTACAAAGATTATCCCATCGGGATTGGAGAAGGGCAGACTATTTCCCAGCCCTATATGGTGGCGTTTATGACCCAGGCGCTCAAACTTAAAGGAGGGGAAAAAGTTTTGGAAATTGGAACGGGTTGTGGTTATCAAACAGCCGTGCTGGCTGAAATTTGTGGGCATGTTTATACCATTGAGCGCATTAAAACTTTGGCTTTGAAAGCCAGACGTGTTTTAAAAGCACTTGGCTACAAACGCATTACGATGCGTGTGGGGGATGGCACTCAAGGCTGGCCCGAGGCTAAACCCTTTGATTGTATTTTAACAGCGGCCGGTTCCCCTGAAGTTCCCGCTCCTTTGGTGGCCCAGCTTAAAGAAGGGGGGCGTTTGGTGGTACCTGTCGGGAATGAAGAAAGTCAAATCTTGGTGCGAGTGACCATTGTTCATGGCGAGCCCCAGGTAGAAAACCTGGGGCCTTGTCGTTTTGTCAAACTTGTGGGCCGTTATGGATGGAAACAGCAACGCCAGGCAGGGGACCGTTTTACGAAGCGTTCTTTATTATAG
- a CDS encoding adenine phosphoribosyltransferase: MEDFKKIIRDVPDFPKPGIVFKDITPLLQDPKVFTRVVHIFGDRYAGAKIDKIVGIESRGFIFGAPLSVHLGIGFVPVRKKGKLPWTTLSQEYALEYGTDELEIHVDSIGKGERVLIVDDLLATGGTVEAVCKLVEKQGGTVGSLAFVVELEFLKGRDKLKNRDIFSIVRY; the protein is encoded by the coding sequence ATGGAAGATTTCAAAAAAATAATCCGTGATGTGCCCGATTTTCCAAAACCGGGCATTGTTTTTAAAGACATTACTCCCCTGTTGCAAGATCCCAAAGTCTTTACCAGGGTGGTTCACATTTTTGGAGACCGTTATGCCGGTGCGAAAATCGACAAGATTGTGGGCATTGAATCGCGTGGTTTTATTTTTGGGGCCCCCTTAAGTGTTCATTTGGGGATTGGTTTTGTTCCTGTGCGTAAAAAAGGAAAACTTCCCTGGACGACACTTTCGCAGGAATATGCCCTTGAATACGGGACTGATGAACTGGAAATACATGTAGATTCCATTGGCAAGGGAGAACGGGTTTTAATTGTCGATGATCTTTTAGCCACCGGGGGCACTGTAGAAGCTGTTTGCAAGCTTGTTGAAAAACAGGGAGGAACAGTTGGGAGCTTGGCCTTTGTGGTAGAGCTTGAATTTTTAAAAGGCCGTGACAAACTAAAAAATCGCGACATTTTTTCGATTGTTCGGTATTGA
- a CDS encoding 30S ribosomal protein S21, which translates to MPGVILREGESFESAVRRFKKQCEKAGILMDIRKREFYEKPSIRRKKKSAQARKRGIKKFF; encoded by the coding sequence ATGCCAGGAGTCATTCTAAGAGAGGGCGAAAGTTTTGAAAGTGCTGTTCGCCGTTTTAAAAAACAGTGCGAAAAAGCCGGCATCCTTATGGATATAAGGAAGCGCGAGTTTTACGAAAAACCCTCCATTCGGCGCAAAAAGAAAAGCGCCCAAGCCCGCAAACGCGGTATAAAAAAATTCTTTTAA
- a CDS encoding glutamyl-tRNA amidotransferase has product MTILEKLDNEIKTALKAREEARLATVRLIKSQVKNKEIELIHPLSEAEFLAVLSTMVKQRRESIDQFSKAGRTDLVVKEEIELKVIESFLPQQLTDAEVDAFIAQAVAESKAAGPKDMGPVMKLLKDKTAGRVDGRVLSDKVKAKLAVI; this is encoded by the coding sequence ATGACCATCCTCGAAAAACTAGACAACGAAATCAAAACTGCTCTTAAAGCCCGGGAAGAAGCCCGTTTGGCTACGGTGCGTTTGATCAAGTCACAAGTTAAAAACAAGGAAATTGAACTGATTCATCCTCTTTCCGAGGCCGAATTTTTGGCCGTCCTTTCCACCATGGTCAAACAACGTCGGGAATCCATTGACCAGTTTAGTAAAGCCGGCCGTACTGATTTGGTGGTCAAAGAAGAAATTGAACTTAAAGTGATTGAATCTTTCCTGCCTCAACAACTCACCGATGCTGAAGTCGATGCTTTCATTGCCCAAGCCGTGGCTGAATCAAAAGCCGCCGGCCCCAAAGACATGGGGCCCGTCATGAAACTCCTCAAAGACAAAACCGCCGGCCGCGTCGATGGTCGCGTGCTGTCTGACAAAGTCAAAGCCAAACTGGCTGTGATCTAA